The window GTCTACGGGATAATAAAGAAGAACTGGCGTAAGATCGAGCGCAGGGCGGAATTAGAAGGCCTGAAGATCGAGCGGCTGCTTTCCGAGCAATTAGCCGGCGTGGGCGTGACGGAAGAGCACGTGCAGATGGCACTCCTGGAATCCAAGAGTTTAGACCGGGCTAAATTCAAGTCCTGGACTGATGATGACCTGAAAGAGCTGGCGCTGGCGCTGATACGAAAGAGCAAAAAGATGCTCATTGCGGCGAACAAGGCTGACGTGGCGCCGGAGGCGAACATAAAGCGGCTGAAGGAGGTAAGCGAAGAGAACGAAGAGCCCGTGATTCCCTGCTCTGCTGCTGCGGAACTCGCGTTGCGAACCGCTGCGAAGAACAAGATCATTTCCTATCTGCCCGGTGCTGCTGATTTCGACATTTCGGGCGACCCCTCGGAGAAGCAGAAGAAAGGGCTGGAGAAGATACGGGAGTTCAGTCATGCCCATGGCGGCACTGGTATCCAGGAGATACTCAATCGTGCGGTCTTCGAGTTGATGGATTACGTGGTTGCATATCCCGTCGAGGACGAGCATAAGTTCTGCGATTCCACCGGCCGAATTCTGCCCGATGCGTTACTTTTGAAACGCGGGAGCACCGCCCGAGACCTGGCCTTCGCAGTGCATACGGATATCGGCAAGAGCTACCTTTACGCCGTGGATGCAAGAACCAAGCTCCGGCTCAGCGAGAAGCACGCGTTGGAAGGCAACGACATAGTAAAAATCGTCAGTACGAAATGAGGCAATCGCACCTTAAAAGCGCTGCTCTACCTTCTATTCACCGTGACGTGAAGAGGCAGGGATTGTCGGTAACGATGCCGTTCACTCCGAGCCCGCGTACTCTTTCACAGTCTTCCACTGTGTTTATGGTCCACACATAAATCTCCAATCCGTGCCTCCGTGCATCTGCAACGTAGCCGCGCTCCAATCGAGGATAACGCTGAAAAATGGCATCCGCTTTTGCATCACGTGCCACCGTAACCGGAAAGACGGGCAGCGACGAGAGTATCACCCATGTCTTCAGACTGGGAGCCAGCTCTTTCATCCTGAGCAGCGAGGAATGGTAGAACTAGGTGATAACCACGTTTCGCTCCATCCCCGCCCTTACGATTTCACGCACGACTCGTTCCTCCATCCCGGGTTCTTTCAATTCGATCACCAACTCACATCCAAGCGCCTTGACGAACGAAAGCACTTTGAATAGCGTTGGAATCTGTTCCCCTTGCCCGCATCAAAAGCTCGCAATTGTTCGAGTGTCTGTTCAGAGACCGCCCCGGAGCCATTCGTCGTTCGGTCCAGTGTCTCATCGTGAATGACCACCGGCTCCTAATCGCTACTGAATCGAACGTCAACCTCTACCGCATCGGCACCGCACTCTGCGGCACGCTTTACGGCTCGGAGCGTGTTCTCCGGTTCCTCGGCCCGTGCACCGCGATGCGCTATGGCTCTCAGCATTCTTTCTTTTTAAGAAAAGCCTTTTATTTTTAAGTATGGGCGTAACGAGAAAAGTATGGATAGAGTACCGTGATACACGAGAAATCGCACTGAACAATCCCGTAGCAATAGTGGGATCACCAGGATTGAGGTCAGTGGGTAAACTTGTCGTCGATGTGCTCGTGGAGAGTTTGCAGCCCACGCTATTTGCCGAGCTCTTTTCATACGGGTTCCCCTGCATTTATTATGGCCCCTCGTATCTCGAGGCACCCAGCCATGCGGGTACATTAATCGAGGAGGGGTACGTGGCGAAGCTTCCAAATGTGGCGATCTACGTATTAAAAAACGAACAGCCTGAGGATCCTGAGGAAGAAGCCAACGGGCGGGACATTGTAATAATAAAAGGGTATCAGGCGTATGATGCGTATAATCATTATATGGTCGCGGACAAGCTCACGGACTTGTTTACCGAGCTTAATATAACGCGGGTGATTTCTCTCGGTGCGCAGGTAATAGAAGAAGGCATACGATGCTGCGCGACCGATGTAGGGCTGTTAGAGGAGATGTCCCGCTACGGAATTGAGATGACCCAGGTAGATCGATTTATAGGCTTTTCCGGGCTCGTTACGGCTATAGGGCGTGAGAAGGGTATAGAAGGAGTTTGCTTATTTGCAAGCACGGTGCAGAGCTCAACGGATCCTGAATCTCCCGATTTTGGTGCGGCAAAGGAGTTATTGGAGAAGGTAGGCGAGATAGTGAAGTTGGAAGTTGATACAACCGATTTAGAGGCTAAAAGACGGAAAGAGAAGGAACAATTAGAGACAGGTATGGAGCGCGAACGCGAAGAGGAGCTGGCAGAGCAAAGAGAGCGGGAGAGAGAGGAACTGAGCGGATACGTGTGAATCTAATCCGAATGACGAGCGATGCCAACAATGTCAAATACGGATGCATACACACGCGCTTGTAAGGAGATCGCGGAACTCGTAGCGGAACGAGACGTAAGCGATCCGAAGAGTATCAATCGGCTGAAGAAAGAGATCAGCAGTAAATACGGACTGAGCAGCATACCGAGGAACTCGGACGTGCTGAAACTGAGCCAGGACGAATTGAAAGAGCGGTTTAAGCGAAAGAAGATGCGTACGGCTTCTGGTGTCGTGCCCGTTGCGGTGATGACCTCGCCGTTCGCGTGTCCGCATGGTAAGTGCATGATGTGCC of the Methanomicrobia archaeon genome contains:
- a CDS encoding redox-regulated ATPase YchF yields the protein MITIGLAGKPNSGKSTLFKASTLADVEIASYPFTTIAPNTGIAYVKVNCPCQEDAIKEATGGKECGNCIDGFRFVPVELLDVAGLVRGAHEGRGLGNEFLDQLRQAEAIIHVVDASGGTDVDGNVVDLGSHDPLEDIQFFKAELNLWVYGIIKKNWRKIERRAELEGLKIERLLSEQLAGVGVTEEHVQMALLESKSLDRAKFKSWTDDDLKELALALIRKSKKMLIAANKADVAPEANIKRLKEVSEENEEPVIPCSAAAELALRTAAKNKIISYLPGAADFDISGDPSEKQKKGLEKIREFSHAHGGTGIQEILNRAVFELMDYVVAYPVEDEHKFCDSTGRILPDALLLKRGSTARDLAFAVHTDIGKSYLYAVDARTKLRLSEKHALEGNDIVKIVSTK
- a CDS encoding glycerophosphodiester phosphodiesterase, producing the protein MKELAPSLKTWVILSSLPVFPVTVARDAKADAIFQRYPRLERGYVADARRHGLEIYVWTINTVEDCERVRGLGVNGIVTDNPCLFTSR
- a CDS encoding PAC2 family protein, which gives rise to MGVTRKVWIEYRDTREIALNNPVAIVGSPGLRSVGKLVVDVLVESLQPTLFAELFSYGFPCIYYGPSYLEAPSHAGTLIEEGYVAKLPNVAIYVLKNEQPEDPEEEANGRDIVIIKGYQAYDAYNHYMVADKLTDLFTELNITRVISLGAQVIEEGIRCCATDVGLLEEMSRYGIEMTQVDRFIGFSGLVTAIGREKGIEGVCLFASTVQSSTDPESPDFGAAKELLEKVGEIVKLEVDTTDLEAKRRKEKEQLETGMEREREEELAEQREREREELSGYV